One Azospirillum sp. TSA2s genomic region harbors:
- a CDS encoding LptA/OstA family protein codes for MTSKRSPFRTVLTLSAILAGGFFSFVPLVPGHAFAQGLPGMGGKQPVEINADQAIEWHQDVRAYVARGNASAKRNDSTVFADVLTAYYREVPGKGNEVFQLVADGNVRIVSPTQQVFGDHAVYDVDKQVAVVTGKDLKLVTTKDVVTARDSLEYYEAQDLTVARGDAVAVRGNDRLRADVLIGRLKKMPDGTTQMERIDGSGNIVVTTPTDVALADKLVYSVADNVAVLMGNVRITRGDNQLNGEAAEMNMNTKINRVIAGRDAGGRVSGLLIPGEKNEGGKSAAAGKKP; via the coding sequence GTGACGTCCAAACGGTCGCCATTCCGTACCGTCTTGACCCTGTCGGCCATCCTGGCCGGCGGGTTTTTCTCTTTCGTACCTCTGGTTCCGGGGCATGCCTTCGCCCAGGGGCTGCCCGGCATGGGCGGCAAGCAGCCGGTGGAGATCAACGCCGATCAGGCGATCGAATGGCACCAGGACGTCCGCGCCTATGTGGCGCGCGGCAACGCGTCGGCCAAGCGCAACGACTCGACCGTCTTCGCCGACGTGCTGACCGCCTATTACCGCGAGGTGCCCGGCAAGGGGAACGAGGTGTTCCAGCTGGTGGCCGACGGCAATGTCCGCATCGTCAGCCCGACCCAGCAGGTGTTCGGCGACCATGCCGTCTATGACGTCGACAAGCAGGTGGCCGTCGTCACCGGCAAGGACCTGAAGCTGGTCACCACCAAGGACGTGGTCACCGCCCGCGACAGCCTGGAATATTACGAGGCGCAGGACCTGACCGTGGCGCGCGGCGACGCGGTGGCGGTGCGTGGCAACGACCGGCTGCGCGCCGACGTGCTGATCGGCCGGCTGAAGAAGATGCCGGACGGCACCACCCAGATGGAGCGGATCGACGGTTCCGGCAACATCGTCGTCACCACGCCCACCGACGTGGCGCTGGCCGACAAGCTGGTCTATTCCGTCGCCGACAACGTCGCGGTGCTGATGGGCAACGTCAGGATCACCCGCGGCGACAACCAGCTGAACGGCGAAGCCGCCGAGATGAACATGAACACCAAGATCAACCGCGTCATCGCCGGCCGCGATGCCGGCGGCCGGGTCAGCGGCCTGCTGATTCCCGGCGAAAAAAATGAGGGCGGCAAGAGCGCCGCCGCGGGCAAGAAGCCGTGA
- a CDS encoding aspartate kinase: MARIVLKFGGTSVGDIDRIKNVARKVEQEVKAGHQVAVVVSAMSGVTNQLVKYCNDIDKLHDAREYDAVVASGEQVTSGLLAIALQSLGIPARSWAGWQVPIRTDDTHGKARIVSIDTTEMEKSLQTGEVAVVAGFQGVSEQGRIATLGRGGSDTSAVALAAAVKADRCDIYTDVDGVYTTDPRIVSKARKLDKITYEEMLEMASQGAKVLQTRSVEMAMNHRVRVQVLSSFEAAAGSSLPGTLVVDEDEIVEKEVVSGIAYSRDEAKITLVGVADQPGVAAAIFGPLTDNAVNVDMIVQNVSEDGKSTDMTFTVGKADIARAVKVLEDAQSTLNYKRIISDANVVKVSVIGVGMRSHAGVAQRMFKALADKGINIQVISTSEIKISVLIAEEYAELALRALHTAYGLDAA; this comes from the coding sequence ATGGCGCGGATCGTCCTGAAGTTCGGAGGCACGTCGGTCGGCGACATCGACCGCATCAAGAACGTGGCCCGGAAGGTCGAGCAAGAGGTGAAGGCGGGGCATCAGGTCGCCGTCGTCGTGTCGGCGATGTCCGGCGTGACCAACCAGCTCGTCAAATACTGCAACGACATCGACAAGCTGCACGACGCGCGCGAATATGACGCGGTCGTCGCATCGGGCGAGCAGGTGACCTCCGGTCTCCTGGCCATCGCCCTGCAGTCGCTCGGCATTCCCGCCCGCTCCTGGGCCGGCTGGCAGGTGCCGATCCGTACCGACGACACGCACGGCAAGGCGCGCATCGTCTCCATCGACACCACCGAGATGGAAAAGTCCCTGCAGACCGGCGAAGTCGCCGTGGTCGCGGGCTTCCAGGGCGTGTCGGAACAGGGCCGCATCGCCACGCTGGGCCGCGGCGGCTCGGACACCTCGGCGGTGGCGCTGGCGGCGGCGGTGAAAGCCGACCGCTGCGACATCTACACCGACGTCGACGGCGTCTACACCACCGACCCGCGCATCGTCTCCAAGGCGCGCAAGCTCGACAAGATCACCTACGAGGAAATGCTGGAGATGGCCTCGCAGGGGGCCAAGGTGCTTCAGACCCGCTCGGTCGAGATGGCGATGAACCACCGCGTGCGCGTGCAGGTGCTGTCGAGCTTCGAAGCCGCTGCGGGCAGTTCGCTTCCCGGAACCCTGGTTGTTGACGAGGACGAGATCGTGGAAAAGGAAGTTGTTAGCGGCATCGCCTACAGCCGCGACGAGGCGAAGATCACCCTGGTGGGCGTCGCCGACCAGCCGGGCGTCGCCGCCGCCATCTTCGGTCCGCTGACCGACAACGCCGTCAACGTCGACATGATCGTCCAGAACGTGTCGGAAGACGGCAAGTCCACCGACATGACCTTCACCGTCGGCAAGGCGGACATCGCCCGCGCCGTGAAGGTGCTGGAGGACGCGCAGTCCACCCTGAACTACAAGCGCATCATTTCCGATGCCAACGTGGTCAAGGTGTCGGTCATCGGCGTCGGCATGCGCAGCCATGCCGGCGTCGCCCAGCGCATGTTCAAGGCGCTGGCCGACAAGGGCATCAACATCCAGGTCATCTCGACCTCGGAGATCAAGATCTCGGTCCTGATCGCCGAAGAGTATGCGGAGCTGGCGCTGCGCGCCCTGCACACCGCCTACGGCCTGGACGCCGCCTGA
- the ptsN gene encoding PTS IIA-like nitrogen regulatory protein PtsN, translated as MLDLISPHAILPNLKAGNKKQALQEMARKASELTGQHERAIFDVLLERERLGTTGVGHGIAIPHGKLSSLDRVHGVFARLERPIDFDAIDEQPVDLIFLLLAPEQAGADHLKALARVSRLLRDQSMCEKLRGAESGDAMYALLTQHEPTPSN; from the coding sequence ATGCTCGACCTCATCTCTCCGCACGCCATCCTCCCGAACCTGAAGGCCGGCAACAAGAAGCAGGCCCTGCAGGAGATGGCGCGCAAAGCGTCCGAGCTGACCGGTCAGCACGAGCGGGCGATCTTCGACGTGCTTCTGGAGCGCGAAAGGCTGGGCACGACCGGCGTGGGCCATGGCATCGCCATCCCGCACGGCAAGCTGTCCAGCCTGGACCGCGTCCATGGCGTCTTCGCCCGCCTGGAGCGGCCCATCGATTTCGACGCGATCGATGAGCAGCCGGTCGATCTGATCTTCCTCCTCCTCGCCCCGGAGCAGGCGGGAGCCGACCATCTGAAGGCACTCGCCCGCGTCTCGCGCCTTTTGCGGGACCAGTCCATGTGCGAGAAGCTGCGCGGAGCCGAATCCGGCGACGCGATGTACGCGCTCCTGACCCAGCACGAGCCGACCCCGTCCAACTGA
- the lptB gene encoding LPS export ABC transporter ATP-binding protein: MTANGPGAAPAGSSPTASAPTEGLVAQHLGKSFKKRPVVRDVSISVQRGEAVGLLGPNGAGKTTCFYMITGLIAADSGTITLDGQDITALPMYRRARLGIGYLPQEASIFRGMTVENNIRSVLEVVESDRDAREAMLDELLAEFSVTHLRRSPALALSGGERRRVEIARALAGQPHFILLDEPLAGIDPIAVNDIRELVGHLRDRGIGVLITDHNVRETLDLVDRAYILHDGVVLMEGRPDEIVAHEGVRRVYLGDRFSL; this comes from the coding sequence CTGACCGCGAACGGACCCGGCGCCGCACCCGCCGGCAGCAGCCCCACGGCATCCGCCCCGACCGAAGGGCTGGTGGCGCAGCATCTCGGCAAGTCGTTCAAGAAGCGGCCGGTGGTGCGCGACGTCTCCATCAGCGTCCAGCGCGGCGAGGCGGTCGGGCTGCTCGGCCCCAACGGCGCCGGCAAGACCACCTGCTTCTACATGATCACCGGCCTGATCGCCGCCGACTCCGGCACGATCACGCTGGACGGCCAGGACATCACGGCATTGCCGATGTACCGCCGCGCCCGGCTCGGCATCGGCTATCTGCCGCAGGAGGCCTCGATCTTCCGCGGCATGACGGTGGAGAACAACATCCGCTCCGTGCTGGAGGTGGTGGAGAGCGACCGCGACGCGCGAGAGGCGATGCTGGACGAGCTGCTGGCCGAATTCTCGGTGACGCATCTGCGCCGCTCCCCCGCCCTGGCGCTGTCCGGCGGCGAGCGGCGGCGCGTGGAGATCGCCCGCGCGCTGGCCGGACAGCCGCACTTCATCCTGCTGGACGAACCGCTGGCGGGCATCGACCCCATCGCCGTGAACGACATCCGCGAGCTGGTCGGCCATCTGCGCGACCGCGGCATCGGCGTGCTGATCACCGACCACAACGTGCGTGAAACGCTCGACCTCGTCGATCGGGCATACATTTTGCACGATGGTGTGGTACTAATGGAGGGACGGCCGGACGAGATCGTGGCGCACGAGGGCGTGCGCCGGGTCTATCTCGGCGACCGGTTCAGTCTATAG
- the hpf gene encoding ribosome hibernation-promoting factor, HPF/YfiA family, with the protein MQLSVKGKQLDVGDALRTHVADSLNAVVGKYFDKPIEANVVLTKDAHLYKADIQVHVGRGIVLQSAGDATEPYPAFDIACEKLAKRLRRYKRRLRDHHAAENGAAVPASYRVLEAETEEHHDEAEASADGVANPMVVAEMETSIATLSVSEAVMRLELAQAPALMFHNGAHGRLNMVYRRADGNIGWVDPAEKAGA; encoded by the coding sequence ATGCAACTCTCCGTCAAAGGCAAGCAGCTCGATGTGGGCGACGCTCTGCGCACCCATGTGGCCGATAGCCTGAACGCCGTGGTCGGCAAGTACTTCGACAAGCCGATCGAGGCGAATGTCGTCCTGACCAAGGACGCGCATCTCTACAAGGCCGATATCCAGGTCCATGTGGGCCGCGGCATCGTCCTGCAGAGTGCCGGCGACGCCACCGAACCCTACCCGGCCTTCGACATCGCCTGCGAGAAGCTGGCCAAGCGCCTGCGCCGCTACAAGCGCCGCCTGCGCGACCACCACGCCGCCGAGAACGGCGCCGCCGTCCCGGCCAGCTACCGCGTGCTGGAAGCCGAGACCGAGGAGCATCACGACGAGGCCGAGGCTTCCGCCGACGGCGTCGCCAACCCGATGGTCGTCGCCGAGATGGAGACGAGCATCGCCACGCTTTCGGTCAGCGAGGCGGTGATGCGCCTTGAGCTGGCGCAGGCCCCCGCCCTGATGTTCCACAACGGTGCGCATGGCCGCCTGAACATGGTCTACCGCCGCGCCGACGGGAACATCGGCTGGGTCGATCCGGCGGAGAAGGCCGGCGCCTGA
- a CDS encoding SIS domain-containing protein produces MEGMTALTSVITSSLTGSLTDGSTASTEVENRDLACATRVLRTEADALVALAGSLDGEFLRALDILQGIQGRVVVTGMGKSGHVARKIAATMASTGTPALFVHPGEASHGDLGMIARIDAVVALSNSGETHELADIIAYTRRFGIPLIGMTRRAASSLAEQSDVALVVPPEPEACPLGLAPTTSTTMMLALGDALAVALLERRGFSAADFREFHPGGQLGRALLKVTDIMHKGDDLPLCRLDSPLSDVIFEMTAKRLGCVGVTDEAGALVGIITDGDLRRHLTPELLAERADSIMSPRPKTIRPKALIVEALREMNDKKITTLFVIEADRPLGIVHIHDVLRAGAA; encoded by the coding sequence ATGGAAGGCATGACAGCCTTGACCAGCGTTATCACCTCCAGCCTGACTGGCAGCCTGACCGACGGCTCCACCGCTTCGACGGAAGTGGAGAACCGCGATCTCGCCTGCGCCACCCGCGTCCTGCGGACCGAGGCCGATGCGCTGGTCGCGCTGGCCGGCAGCCTCGACGGGGAGTTCCTGCGGGCGCTCGACATCCTCCAGGGCATCCAAGGCCGCGTCGTCGTTACCGGCATGGGCAAGTCGGGACATGTCGCCCGCAAGATCGCCGCGACCATGGCCTCCACCGGCACGCCGGCCCTCTTCGTCCATCCGGGCGAGGCGAGCCACGGCGACCTCGGCATGATCGCCAGGATCGACGCGGTGGTGGCGCTCTCCAACTCCGGCGAGACGCACGAGCTGGCGGACATCATCGCCTACACCCGCCGCTTCGGCATCCCGCTGATCGGGATGACGCGCCGCGCCGCCTCCTCGCTGGCCGAACAGTCGGACGTGGCGCTGGTGGTCCCCCCGGAGCCGGAAGCCTGTCCGCTGGGTCTGGCGCCCACCACCTCCACCACGATGATGCTGGCGCTGGGCGACGCGCTGGCGGTGGCCCTGCTGGAGCGGCGCGGCTTCTCCGCCGCCGATTTCCGCGAGTTCCACCCCGGCGGCCAGCTCGGCCGCGCATTGCTGAAGGTCACCGACATCATGCACAAGGGCGATGATTTGCCCCTGTGCCGCCTTGACTCGCCGCTGTCCGACGTCATCTTCGAGATGACGGCCAAGCGGCTGGGCTGCGTCGGGGTGACCGACGAAGCCGGGGCGCTGGTCGGGATCATCACCGACGGCGACCTGCGCCGTCATCTGACGCCGGAGCTTCTGGCGGAACGCGCGGACAGCATCATGTCGCCGCGGCCCAAGACCATCCGCCCGAAGGCGTTGATCGTCGAAGCGCTGCGCGAGATGAACGACAAGAAGATCACCACCCTGTTCGTGATCGAGGCAGACCGGCCGCTCGGCATCGTGCACATCCACGATGTCCTGCGCGCCGGTGCCGCCTGA
- a CDS encoding ribonuclease D, which produces MPIDLHDGDLPDGLDLAAGARDNCVAIDTETMGLNPHRDRLCLVQLSAGDGAVHLVQFRPGQYEAPNLKRLLTNPGVTKLFHFARFDVAVMKAYLGVSCQPVYCTKVASKLVRTFTDRHGLKDLCKDLLGVEISKQQQSSDWGAPELTTDQMKYAASDVLHLHDLKAKLDVMLAREGRTHLAQACFDFLPARGELDLGGWETPDILAH; this is translated from the coding sequence ATGCCCATCGACCTTCATGACGGCGACCTCCCAGACGGCCTCGACCTCGCCGCCGGCGCCCGCGACAACTGCGTGGCCATCGACACCGAGACCATGGGTCTGAACCCCCATCGCGACCGCCTCTGCCTGGTGCAGCTGTCGGCCGGCGACGGCGCCGTCCATCTGGTCCAGTTCCGCCCCGGCCAGTACGAGGCGCCGAACCTGAAGCGCCTGCTGACCAACCCCGGCGTGACCAAGCTGTTCCACTTCGCCCGGTTCGACGTGGCGGTGATGAAGGCCTATCTCGGGGTCAGCTGCCAGCCGGTCTATTGCACCAAGGTGGCCTCCAAGCTGGTCCGCACCTTCACCGACCGTCATGGCCTGAAGGATCTGTGCAAGGATCTGCTGGGCGTCGAGATCTCCAAGCAGCAGCAGTCCTCCGACTGGGGCGCGCCCGAGCTGACCACCGACCAGATGAAGTATGCGGCCTCGGACGTGCTGCACCTGCATGACCTGAAGGCGAAGCTGGACGTCATGTTGGCGCGCGAGGGCCGCACCCATCTGGCCCAGGCCTGCTTCGACTTCCTCCCCGCCCGCGGCGAGCTGGACCTCGGCGGCTGGGAAACCCCGGACATTCTGGCGCACTGA
- the ubiG gene encoding bifunctional 2-polyprenyl-6-hydroxyphenol methylase/3-demethylubiquinol 3-O-methyltransferase UbiG, which translates to MTASSSAFPHASATAPAGGIGGGTVDPEDVARFSAIAAEWWDPTGKFKPLHRLNPLRLTYIRDEVCKRLGRDPLAPNALSGLRVVDIGCGGGLLAEPIARMGATVVGVDASEKNIKTAATHAAETGTTVDYRATTAEALAASGEKFDVVLAMEVIEHVADVPLFLKSLSDLLAPGGVLFLATLNRTPKSFALAIVGAEYILRWLPRGTHNWRQFLRPSELNAAVRTYGLSVRDLTGITYNPLSDEFRLNARDLDVNYMGWAERG; encoded by the coding sequence ATGACCGCCTCATCCTCCGCCTTCCCGCACGCGTCCGCAACCGCCCCCGCTGGTGGAATCGGTGGCGGAACCGTGGACCCGGAGGATGTCGCCCGCTTCTCCGCCATCGCCGCCGAATGGTGGGATCCGACCGGAAAGTTCAAGCCGCTGCACCGGTTGAACCCGCTGCGCCTGACCTACATCCGCGATGAGGTGTGCAAGCGGCTGGGCCGCGACCCGCTGGCGCCCAACGCGCTGTCGGGCCTGCGCGTGGTCGATATCGGCTGCGGCGGCGGCCTGCTGGCCGAGCCGATCGCGCGGATGGGCGCCACGGTGGTCGGCGTCGATGCGTCGGAGAAGAACATCAAGACCGCCGCCACCCACGCCGCCGAGACCGGCACGACCGTCGACTACCGCGCCACCACCGCCGAGGCTCTGGCCGCCAGCGGCGAGAAGTTCGACGTGGTTCTGGCGATGGAGGTGATCGAGCATGTCGCCGACGTGCCCCTGTTCTTGAAGTCGCTGTCGGACCTGCTGGCCCCCGGCGGCGTCCTGTTCCTGGCGACGCTGAACCGCACGCCGAAATCCTTCGCGCTGGCCATCGTCGGGGCGGAGTACATCCTGCGCTGGCTGCCGCGTGGCACCCACAACTGGCGCCAGTTCCTGCGCCCGTCCGAACTGAACGCCGCCGTACGCACGTACGGCCTGAGCGTACGCGACCTGACCGGCATCACGTACAACCCGCTGAGCGACGAGTTCCGGCTGAATGCGCGCGATCTGGACGTTAACTACATGGGCTGGGCGGAGCGGGGGTGA
- a CDS encoding complex I NDUFA9 subunit family protein, which produces MSYRTQVITVFGGSGFIGRHLIRRLAKSGALIRIATRNPGKATFLKTAGAVGQIVPFATDCTDDVSVARALQGADVAINLLGVLYERGSQSFQGVHVDAASRIARLAAKAGVNRLIHVSAIGADASSPSVYARSKAAGEQAVLSAFPAATILRPSIVFGPEDNFFNKFAAMAQKAPALPLIGGGKTLFQPVYVGDLADAVVAALESDGSRGKTYELGGPRVYTFRELLELTQKDIQRHRPLVTIPWNFAESLGGILEKVPLLAPALTRDQVALLKRDNVVSPTALGFKDLGITELATCEVILPTYLSRFIVGGKYSGPTNNARSNNAH; this is translated from the coding sequence ATGTCCTATCGCACTCAGGTTATCACGGTGTTCGGCGGTTCGGGCTTCATCGGCCGCCACCTGATCCGGCGCCTCGCCAAGTCGGGCGCCCTCATCCGCATCGCCACCCGCAACCCGGGCAAGGCCACCTTCCTGAAGACGGCCGGCGCAGTCGGCCAGATCGTGCCGTTCGCCACCGACTGCACCGACGACGTGTCGGTCGCCCGAGCCCTGCAGGGGGCGGATGTCGCCATCAACCTGCTGGGCGTGCTGTACGAGCGCGGAAGCCAGAGCTTCCAGGGCGTGCATGTCGACGCCGCCTCGCGCATCGCCCGTCTGGCCGCCAAGGCCGGCGTCAACCGGCTGATCCATGTCTCCGCCATCGGCGCCGACGCCTCTTCGCCGTCGGTCTATGCCCGCTCCAAGGCGGCCGGCGAGCAGGCGGTGCTGTCGGCCTTCCCGGCGGCGACGATCCTGCGCCCCAGCATCGTCTTCGGGCCGGAGGACAACTTCTTCAACAAGTTCGCCGCGATGGCGCAGAAGGCTCCCGCCCTGCCGCTGATCGGCGGCGGCAAGACGCTGTTCCAGCCTGTCTATGTCGGCGATCTGGCCGACGCCGTCGTCGCCGCGCTGGAGAGCGACGGCAGCCGCGGCAAGACCTATGAGCTGGGCGGCCCGCGCGTCTACACCTTCCGCGAACTGCTGGAGCTGACCCAGAAGGACATCCAGCGCCACCGTCCGCTGGTGACCATCCCCTGGAACTTCGCCGAATCGCTGGGCGGCATCCTGGAGAAGGTTCCGCTGCTGGCCCCGGCGCTGACCCGCGATCAGGTCGCGCTGCTGAAGCGGGACAACGTCGTCTCCCCGACCGCGCTGGGCTTCAAGGATCTCGGCATCACCGAGCTGGCGACCTGCGAGGTGATCCTGCCGACCTACCTGTCGCGCTTCATCGTCGGCGGCAAGTACAGCGGCCCGACCAACAACGCCCGCTCCAACAACGCCCACTGA
- the lptC gene encoding LPS export ABC transporter periplasmic protein LptC, translating into MSLDDLRSPDRTATGRTAPAPTAGGQGGAKPAPVHALAEPPAVLRAHRRRDTRPVSRVYSRFVSAMKFVLPAAALAMVALLAAWPSLNSPPTPRVSADAGQSEMLKPRYFSLDEHNQPFSLVAAKADKSADQPDIVLLDEPQAEMTESTGTWVTMRSDKGWYNQSTGILLMRGNVHVLRDDGNEFTTSEAEADIRKGNAWGEQAVTGQGPQGEINAKGFRMTDRGKNVVFLNQSKAEVQAAERPGSKKP; encoded by the coding sequence TTGAGCCTGGACGACCTGCGCAGCCCCGACCGTACAGCAACCGGCCGCACCGCACCCGCCCCGACCGCCGGCGGGCAGGGTGGGGCCAAGCCCGCCCCGGTTCACGCCCTGGCGGAGCCGCCGGCGGTTCTGCGGGCGCACCGTCGGCGCGACACCCGTCCGGTCAGCCGGGTCTACAGCCGCTTCGTCTCGGCCATGAAGTTCGTGCTGCCGGCGGCGGCGCTGGCGATGGTGGCTCTGCTGGCCGCCTGGCCGTCGCTGAACAGCCCGCCGACGCCGCGCGTCTCCGCCGACGCCGGGCAGAGCGAGATGCTGAAGCCGCGCTATTTCAGCCTGGACGAACACAACCAGCCCTTCTCGCTGGTGGCGGCCAAGGCCGACAAGTCGGCTGACCAGCCCGACATCGTCCTGCTGGACGAACCGCAGGCGGAGATGACCGAGAGCACCGGCACCTGGGTGACGATGCGCTCCGACAAGGGCTGGTACAACCAGAGCACCGGCATCCTGCTGATGCGCGGCAACGTCCATGTCCTGCGCGACGACGGCAACGAGTTCACCACCAGCGAGGCCGAGGCCGACATCCGCAAGGGCAACGCCTGGGGCGAGCAGGCGGTGACCGGCCAGGGTCCGCAGGGCGAGATCAACGCCAAGGGCTTCCGCATGACGGACCGCGGCAAGAACGTCGTCTTCCTCAACCAGTCGAAGGCCGAGGTCCAGGCCGCCGAGCGCCCCGGGAGCAAGAAGCCGTGA
- the rpoN gene encoding RNA polymerase factor sigma-54 yields MALAQRLDLRQAQTLVMTPQLQQAIKLLQLSNIELSDFVDREIEQNPLLERDSGPSDGGSDPVGDGAGGEAPGGLDGPGGMEANGLSVDGLNGRDDGPALAPTDGRTRDTVEMTSSDTMASSSEAPLDTDFENVYGDDRFSDGSDGGSEVYGSYGERGGRSGFDDDDSNLEATLTSEKNLRDHLTEQLKIDLPDLGDQLIGLALIDMLDEAGWLVGFDAQAMAEQLGCGVERVERVLAACQRFDPPGIFARSLKECLAIQLREKNRLDPAMAALLDNLELLAARNLPAIMKVCGVDAEDVADMVVDIRKLNPKPALAFDHTPAQLVTPDILMRANPGGGWLIDLNPDTLPRVLVNHRYFARISDSARNKADKEYISERFQSANWLVKSLHQRATTILKVASEIIRQQDAFFIHGVSHLRPLILRDIAEAIGMHESTVSRVTTNKFMATPRGVFELKYFFTSAIQGADGQASHSAEAVRHRIKTMIDAEKPEDVLSDDKLVEILRAEGIDIARRTVAKYREAMKIPSSVQRRRAKMSRM; encoded by the coding sequence ATGGCGCTTGCTCAACGTCTCGACCTTCGACAAGCCCAGACACTGGTGATGACGCCGCAGCTGCAGCAGGCCATCAAGCTGCTGCAGCTGTCGAACATCGAACTGTCGGACTTCGTCGACCGCGAGATTGAGCAGAACCCGCTGCTGGAGCGCGACAGCGGCCCGAGCGACGGCGGCAGCGACCCCGTCGGCGACGGTGCCGGCGGCGAGGCGCCGGGCGGGCTGGACGGCCCCGGCGGCATGGAGGCGAACGGCCTCAGCGTCGACGGGCTGAACGGACGCGACGACGGGCCGGCGCTGGCGCCGACCGACGGGCGCACCCGCGACACCGTGGAGATGACCTCGTCGGACACGATGGCCTCGTCGTCGGAGGCGCCGCTCGACACCGATTTCGAGAATGTCTATGGCGACGACCGCTTTTCCGACGGCTCGGACGGCGGCAGCGAGGTCTACGGCTCCTATGGCGAGCGCGGCGGCCGCAGCGGCTTCGACGATGACGACAGCAACCTCGAAGCGACGCTGACCAGCGAAAAGAACCTGCGCGACCATCTGACCGAACAGCTGAAGATCGACCTGCCCGACCTCGGCGACCAGCTGATCGGGCTGGCCCTGATCGACATGCTGGACGAGGCCGGCTGGCTGGTCGGCTTCGACGCCCAGGCGATGGCCGAACAGCTGGGCTGCGGCGTGGAGCGGGTGGAGCGGGTGCTGGCCGCCTGCCAGCGCTTCGACCCGCCCGGCATCTTCGCCCGTTCGCTGAAGGAATGTCTGGCGATCCAGCTGCGCGAGAAGAACCGGCTCGACCCGGCGATGGCGGCGCTGCTCGACAATCTGGAGCTTCTGGCCGCGCGCAACCTGCCGGCGATCATGAAGGTCTGCGGCGTCGATGCCGAGGACGTCGCCGACATGGTCGTCGACATCCGCAAGCTGAACCCGAAGCCGGCGCTGGCCTTCGACCACACGCCGGCCCAGCTGGTCACCCCCGATATCCTGATGCGCGCCAATCCCGGCGGCGGCTGGCTGATCGACCTGAACCCGGACACGCTGCCGCGGGTGCTGGTCAACCACCGCTATTTCGCCCGCATCTCCGACAGCGCCCGCAACAAGGCCGACAAGGAATACATCTCCGAACGCTTCCAGTCGGCGAACTGGCTGGTGAAGTCGCTGCATCAGCGCGCCACCACTATTTTGAAGGTGGCGAGCGAGATCATCCGCCAGCAGGATGCGTTCTTCATCCATGGCGTCTCGCACCTGCGACCGCTGATCCTGCGTGACATCGCAGAGGCCATCGGCATGCATGAGAGCACCGTCAGCCGCGTCACCACCAACAAGTTCATGGCGACGCCGCGTGGCGTCTTCGAGCTGAAATACTTCTTCACCTCCGCCATCCAGGGTGCGGACGGCCAGGCTTCCCATTCCGCGGAAGCGGTTCGGCACCGCATCAAGACCATGATCGATGCGGAAAAGCCGGAAGACGTGCTGTCCGACGACAAACTGGTGGAGATTCTCCGTGCAGAAGGGATCGACATTGCGCGGCGGACGGTCGCGAAGTATCGTGAAGCTATGAAAATACCGTCATCGGTGCAGCGACGACGTGCCAAGATGTCACGCATGTAG
- a CDS encoding Uma2 family endonuclease has protein sequence MAGVSRKPWITPQDYLVAERVAEVRHEYLDGEIFAMVGESRRHATIVGNLFVALRQAARARGCHAYANDVKVRVDAANAFYHPDLVATCAGGDDDPYVVKDPVLVVEVLSDSTEAIDRREKRTNYQKIPSLREIVLVSQSERLVEVYRRDGSGWTVDVVCDGPVMLAALDLCLPLDAVYED, from the coding sequence ATGGCAGGGGTGTCGCGCAAGCCTTGGATCACGCCGCAGGATTACCTCGTTGCCGAGCGGGTCGCAGAGGTACGCCACGAATATCTCGACGGCGAGATCTTCGCCATGGTCGGGGAGAGCCGCCGTCACGCGACCATCGTCGGCAACCTGTTCGTCGCCCTGCGGCAGGCGGCCCGCGCCCGCGGATGTCATGCCTATGCGAACGATGTGAAGGTCCGGGTCGACGCGGCGAACGCTTTCTACCACCCCGACCTCGTCGCGACCTGCGCCGGTGGCGACGACGACCCCTATGTCGTCAAGGACCCGGTTCTGGTCGTGGAAGTGCTGTCCGACAGCACCGAAGCCATCGACCGCCGCGAGAAGCGGACCAACTACCAGAAGATCCCGTCCCTGCGGGAAATCGTCCTCGTCTCGCAGTCCGAACGTCTGGTCGAGGTCTACCGCCGCGACGGTAGCGGCTGGACCGTCGATGTCGTGTGCGATGGTCCGGTCATGCTGGCCGCGTTGGACCTCTGTCTGCCGTTGGATGCGGTGTACGAGGATTGA